TCTCGATATTGCTTGGCTACGAGTACAAGATTCAGTATCGGTCTGGATCTTCTAATGTCGTCATAGATGCGTTATCTCAAATTGAGATGCCCCGAGATATCCAAATGTTCCTCCTATCCATACCGAATTTCGTATTCATGGACCAACTCCATCAGGCTCTTTCCGACAACCCTGTCTTCCAAGAGAAGTTACAGTCAACAATGGCTAACCTTTCTTCCTACCCGGACTTCAAGATGCACAATGGGTTGATTATGTATAAAGGTAGCATATGGTTGGATTCTGCTAATCCTTTTATCCAAGCTCTATTAATGGAATTCCATAATGCCCCATTGGAGGTCACCTGGGCGTTACCAAAACTCTCCACCGACTTCAGTCCAATTTCATTTGGGATCATATGAGGcgtgattttaaactttttgtgAGACAGTGTCACACCTGTCAACAAATCAAACACATTTCCTAGCGTCCCGCCGGACTTCTGCAACCTCTCCCCATTCCGTCCGAGGTTTGGGAAGATCTGTCTTTGGATTTTATCACACACCTTCCAAGTTCACAAGGGTTCACGGTTATCTTAGTGGTGGTCGATCATTTTTCGAAAGGTGTCCACCTGGGAGCTCTCCCACCCAAATTCACGACTTTCAAAGTGGCTACACTATTCTTAGAGATAGTTTGcaaaatgttggatcaagtggcctcggaataattaagaagagagattgaattaattatgaaagtgtcttgactaattaaaaaatttatccttcttaatattactatattcaattaggttttactactgagttatgagaaagtaaagaacagaaataataacttagacaaaagtaaagtggaaataaaaagtacacagcagaaaagtaaagagtgtagggaagaagaaaacaaacacaagtttttatactggttcggcaacaactcgtgcctacatctagtccccaagcaaccaccggttcttgagatttccaataaccttgtaaaatcctttacatgCAAAGATCCACAGggaatgtaccctcccttgttctctttgaacaaccatgtggatgtaccctccacttgaactgatccacaagagatgtaccatctcttgttctcagtattacaacccaagtagatgtaccctctacttgtaccataaaggatgtaccctccaatgtgttaagacaaagaattcttaggcggttagtcccttgaatctttgtaagggaaaacaaaagatatcttaggcggttagtcctttgaaatcttttgtttaaagggaaaagaaagaatcaaaagaattctcaggcggttagtcctttgaaatcttttggcaagaggaagagggaatgaagaaaaagaatagcacaattttttgaccaatgaacttttcttgaataaagaaagtattaaacaaaaactcttagaagaatgctttggatgaatgaaagaaatttgaaagttctctctttaaaattcgtgccatggccacatatttatagccatttgatggctcttgaaaaaacaagttaaaagttgtgactcttggcaatttcttcaaaactagtcactttttaaaagttgtgactcttttgaaaactagtcacttaaaggttacgacttttgaaaaaatcttcagaaacaagtcactttaagaattgtgacttttggtaatttatttttcaaaataagtcactggtaatcgattaccatcatagtgtaattgagtacacatcaatagatgtgactcttcatgtttaaatttgaaaatcaaaatgtttagaaacactggtaatcgattacaagtattgtgtaatcgattacacaagtttgaaatgatttgaaaatgttttattacaagttgtgactcttgaaatttgaaatctaacgttttaaaacattggtaatcgattacatgcttatggtaatcgattacagctttgtaaatcagtttgagaagaatgttggctactggtaatcgattactgccttatggtaatcaattaccaaagagtaaaactctttggtaaagatttttctttttgaaaaattctcttgatcaaaattgtgctattcaatattttgaaaaaatcttattatacttatcttaatgattcttgaagttcttgcatatcttgagtcttctcttgaaacttcacttgaatcttgattcttgattgaacgactctttgattcttgaaacttgtttgactcttgattcttgacttgagtctttggcatcatcaatataaacttggaaagctttgcttccacacaaaATTCATGGTATTCCACGAAGCTTAGTCTCAGACCGCGACCCCATATTCATTGGTGCTTTTTGGAATGAATTATTCAAGATTTTCGGCACCTCTTTGCGGATGAGCACCGCATATCACCCTCAGATAGACGGGTAAATAGAGGTGATGAACCAAGTGATTGAACAACACCTTTGTTCTTTTGTTCATCCACGACCCACTTATTGGCACAAGTTCTTGGCCTTTGCGGAGTGGTCCTGTAACACTTTGTTCCATTCCAACACAAGAAAGACACAATATGAAGCCACCTATGGCAAACCCCCTCCCTCTATACCTCACTATATCGTGGGGTCATCCACGAATGAGGTTGTTGATTCCCTGCTCGCCACAAGAGAGGTCATTCATGAATTGCTTAAGTGTCGCCTCCTCACAGCCcatgagaaaatgaagaaacacTCAGATATCAAGCGCAAGGACGAAGAATTTGGTATTGGACATTGGGTCTATGTTAAACTCCGCCCTTATCGCCAAATATCGGTTACTAGTGTCACACATAATAACAAGCTCGCCAAGTGCTTCTACAACCCTTCTGAAATTGTTGAACGAATCGGGAAAGTAGCTTATTGTCTCCGGTTGCAACTCAAAGATCCACCCTGTGTTTCACTGTTCGATGCTCTTCCCACACCATGACCCACTTGTTCGTGATTCAAACCCTTTGCCTCCTTATGCTATCGATAACCACCCGGTGTTGGAATCATTGTCTATCTTATCTTCCAAAATGGGTGAGACCTCAAATCCCCCGACCCGCTTGGTATTAGTTCAATGATGTGGTCTATCCCCCGAGGAAACTACGTGGGAGGAATGAGACAAGCTGCATCAACTttaccaccttgaggacaaggtgatttTCTCATAGGAAGGTATTTTTAGCATAAGAAATgaggacaacaacaacaaaaatgaagGTAGCAATAAAAAATGAGACCCAGTGAGAGAGGCCCAAAAGGAACATTAGAAGACCTATTTATCCGTGTGACTATGGATAAGTAGAATAGCACTAAGAATAAAGAAAGAGTGAGCAGTAATAGAATCCGTTAGAAATAATTTTGGAAACCAGTATTTGGGATTTTTAGATGGAGATTATAACACATTTAACCTCTATACAAACCAGTAAAAGTATGTTGATCTCCGTTAAAGTTTGAGAAAAGGTGAcatgatattttaaatgatGTGACTCTTTATGATTGTGGGACagaaaaatgagagagaatttaaattttaatcacttattatatgatatttttttctttatttagtttgaattaaaaaaaaatattttatatttcatcaTCATATTATATATCACATTATTAAATACTATGAAAagtctccccctttttcctccTTCCATGCCTAAAATGACGTAGATTCAACACCTTTCCATCCACTATTGATTTTAAACTGTTAAgacaagtatttttttcttctttaaaactgtaattaaaatgaaacagAAGCAGTAGCTAGTGCAATTTAAAGTACTATGTAGTAATAAAGTTAATTGTTTGACGGTTAAAACAATGGTGAGTAACGCTAACACTGGCAAAGGCAAGATGATTCAGACGTATGGATTGGTGTATGCTTCAGGAAGGAGTTAAACCGTTCATTATGGTCTTGTCTTCCCCCAACAACCGTTTCCTTCTCTTTTATTCATGACACACCACACTCTCTCTCACATCTTCCATCTCCTCCATCTTTCTCACACTTTTCTCCCACATCACAATCACATCATTACGTTGCATTAATACAATGGACCAAACAACCGCCGCTGCCAACGAGGTTGTCCGCGAGTTCCCCGGCCTCCTCCGCGTCTACAAAGACGGCCGCGTCGAGCGCCTCCTCGGCACCGAAACCACCCCTCCCGGCACCGACCCCGGCACCGCCGTCCAATCCAAAGACGTCACCATCAACGCCGAAACCGGTGCCGGCGTCCGCCTCTACCTCCCTCCCACCGCCGCCGCCCAAAAACTCCCCCTTTTGATCTACATCCACGGCGGCGCCTTCTGCGTCTGCACCCCCTACAACCCCGcctaccaccaccacctcaaCGCCCTCTCCGCCGCCGCCAACGTCGTCGTCGCCTCCGTCCACTACCGCCTCGCCCCAGAGCACCCCCTCCCCGCCGCATACGACGACGCCTGGGAGGTCCTCCAGTGGGTCGCCGCCTCCGACCCGGAGCCCTGGCTCAACTGCCACGCCGATCTAAGCACCGTCTTCCTCGCCGGCGACAGCGCTGGAGCCAACATCGCCCACAACACCGCCATGCGAGGCACCACACAAGGCTTCGGAAATTTAACCCTCAAAGGCATGGTCTTGCTTCACCCATACTTCGGGAACGATAAAAAAGACGAGCTTCTGGAGTATCTATACCCTACCTACGGAGGGTTCGAAGACTTTAAGATACATTCTCAGCAGGATCCGAAACTGTCGGAACTGGGATGTCCGAGGATGCTGATCTTCGTGTCGGAGAAGGATTTTCTGCGTGACAGAGGGTGCAGTTATTACGAGGCGCTGAGGAAGAGTGGGTGGATGGGGAAGGCGGAGATGGTGGAGTTCGAGGGCGAGGACCACGTGTTTCATTTGCTCGACCCCACTAAGGATAAATCTGTGGACCTCGTTAAGCAGTTCGTCGCTTTCATCAAGCAAATCCCCGCGCACTGTTGATTAatccatttaattttattatagttaGATTGAGAAGCCATAATATATGATcaacgttgttgttgttgttatgctTTCGTTATTACTTCGGTTTTGTGAGTACTTTGTACTATCTAGCTTTGGAAGGATATGGAGTTACGTGAATTTGTGTAGGAACTATAGGAGTGATTTTGTCTGTGACTCTCTGTGTTCTTCTTCATCTGATCTGATACACTAAGTCAGACTTTTGTTTCCAAATTTCAATCATCTTGTTCTGTGTTCTCGTCAGAATTCAAGTGCATAGAGAAATGGGCAAATGGCGTCGCTCAATCTGTCCAGGTTCTGTTTGTCGTTTCATATTGAATAATTGCTTCTGTCAGTTCTgtgtttcaaaatttcaaattcttatatatttttaaaaaactctctgttagtattatttgttttattgtagtatttttttatataaaatacttCACTGTAGAACTGGTATTGCACCCGTGTAAAGTGTAATGGTCTTCGTGTTTTGTTTTACGCATATTCCATTCATATACAGAAAATCAATCAATGACGTATTATTGGTATGAAAATATTGGGTCTTCCAGAAGATTTTTGacatattagtatattttattgttgttttaaaatgaatataacTCCATCAATAACATGCGTGTATAACCATCATTCTAGCACATTTTTCCACTAAAACTAGCATTCTATTGGTTACAATCACTCGCTATTGACTTCCTATGGCTGTTAGTTCTATGCTCAAATGTTCCCAACACTACATTAGGCTCCAAGTAtaaggaacttgtgttacttccATCCCTAAAATTTCTGAATATAagactttaattaattacatcttttaaaaaaatggttcatTTTACAAAGTTGAAGAAGGTTAGAGAATAGAGGTTCAAAAATTTGTGGCAAATTCTCTGTTTATTGTGACGATTTTTAACTACAACCAAATCTtgttttggattaaaaaaatgatacattataattttatgaaaaaaatagaaaaaaaatttgcaaGAAAGAAATTTGAACATTACGGATTTTACttggtcataaattttttaagccAAATTACCAATCCTATCAtggttcaaattaaatttaaacttttatggGCCAATCCATTAGATCCCGTCACCTGTATTGGGTCAGTCCACATTGAGTCGAATAGCTCATTT
This region of Glycine max cultivar Williams 82 chromosome 7, Glycine_max_v4.0, whole genome shotgun sequence genomic DNA includes:
- the LOC102660417 gene encoding uncharacterized protein, whose protein sequence is MNQVIEQHLCSFVHPRPTYWHKFLAFAEWSCNTLFHSNTRKTQYEATYGKPPPSIPHYIVGSSTNEVVDSLLATREVIHELLKCRLLTAHEKMKKHSDIKRKDEEFGIGHWVYVKLRPYRQISVTSVTHNNKLAKCFYNPSEIVERIGKVAYCLRLQLKDPPCVSLFDALPTP
- the LOC100799964 gene encoding probable carboxylesterase 12; the encoded protein is MDQTTAAANEVVREFPGLLRVYKDGRVERLLGTETTPPGTDPGTAVQSKDVTINAETGAGVRLYLPPTAAAQKLPLLIYIHGGAFCVCTPYNPAYHHHLNALSAAANVVVASVHYRLAPEHPLPAAYDDAWEVLQWVAASDPEPWLNCHADLSTVFLAGDSAGANIAHNTAMRGTTQGFGNLTLKGMVLLHPYFGNDKKDELLEYLYPTYGGFEDFKIHSQQDPKLSELGCPRMLIFVSEKDFLRDRGCSYYEALRKSGWMGKAEMVEFEGEDHVFHLLDPTKDKSVDLVKQFVAFIKQIPAHC